One Nicotiana tomentosiformis chromosome 4, ASM39032v3, whole genome shotgun sequence genomic window carries:
- the LOC104085516 gene encoding uncharacterized protein, protein MGKKKFIDKKKAATFQLFARDSSDPVYESGPSAATDRVFVRVDNNNYSIENFDADEHNGDDPNSIFADAPEDEDGWAGFSGTRTQLPDDVRKEILELGFPDDGYNYLTHLREIKNTGGGSAYYENPKAKLNELPHDVKAYDASKVEVAKVNDDYNEKSVYNVAAKTVGVRVQKALDPEVAALLDDSDLSHFGSDVEDLELEEDFMIKANLHDGAVNVELDDNLRLPEKSNLDKVGRNDTAGHVQRNEAKFATFEEKPRARRLLDEQFDLLELQEYGSNTEDEYDDDMIEDNECQESLAEKLNHAFKECAIDGMELDNNGPDDGELLEPAADVISRCKEYAEKYENEGPEEEAAVLDESSSNSEVWDCETIVSTYSNLDNHPGKIVAPGARRKKLLPAISEASPIISLKGKEKLPVDYLPSKGKHAVQKEDKKKQSSEKEEKDNSKLEQLKRKQHGEESKEEKKERKAAVKEERREARRMKKEMKGLYKCEAQRAQKVAAFTGPSAIHLM, encoded by the exons ATGGGGAAGAAGAAGTTCATCGACAAGAAGAAAGCAGCTACATTCCAGTTATTCGCCCGCGATTCCTCGGATCCGGTTTACGAATCCGGACCCTCCGCCGCCACAGACAGAGTATTCGTCAGAGTTGACAACAATAACTACTCAATCGAAAACTTTGACGCCGATGAACACAACGGTGATGACCCGAACTCAATCTTCGCGGATGCTCCGGAAGATGAAGATGGTTGGGCCGGGTTTTCGGGTACCCGAACTCAACTACCGGATGATGTTAGAAAGGAGATATTGGAACTTGGGTTTCCCGACGATGGGTATAATTATTTAACTCACTTGAGGGAGATTAAGAATACTGGTGGCGGCTCTGCTTATTATGAGAATCCCAAAGCTAAGCTTAATGAGCTTCCACATGATGTTAAG GCATATGATGCTTCAAAAGTCGAGGTTGCGAAAGTGAATGATGATTACAACGAGAAGTCTGTATACAATGTGGCAGCCAAGACAGTAGGGGTAAGAGTTCAGAAGGCATTGGATCCTGAAGTTGCTGCCTTACTCGATGACAGTGATTTGTCACATTTTGGGTCTGATGTGGAGGATTTAGAATTAGAGGAAGATTTTATGATTAAGGCAAACCTACACGATGGGGCAGTTAATGTGGAACTTGATGACAATTTACGCTTGCCAGAGAAATCGAACCTTGACAAAGTAGGACGCAATGATACAGCTGGGCATGTACAGAGAAATGAGGCCAAATTTGCAACTTTTGAAGAGAAGCCAAGAGCACGCCGCCTTCTGGATGAACAGTTTGATCTG CTTGAACTTCAAGAGTATGGCTCCAATACCGaagatgaatatgatgatgaTATGATTGAGGACAATGAGTGTCAAGAGTCCCTTGCAGAAAAGCTTAATCATGCATTTAAGGAGTGTGCCATTGATGGCATGGAACTTGATAATAATGGACCAGATGATGGGGAATTGCTTGAACCTGCAGCTGATGTCATAAGCCGGTGCAAAGAATATGCTGAAAAGTATGAAAATGAAGGTCCAGAGGAAGAGGCGGCTGTTTTAGATGAAAGCAGCAGCAACTCAGAAGTATGGGATTGTGAAACTATAGTGTCAACGTATTCAAATCTTGATAACCACCCTGGAAAAATTGTAGCTCCTGGAGCGAGGAGAAAAAAGTTGCTCCCTGCTATTTCTGAAGCCTCGCCTATAATATCCCTAAAAGGAAAAGAGAAGCTTCCGGTTGACTATTTGCCAAGCAAGGGTAAGCATGCCGTGCAAAAGGAGGATAAGAAAAAGCAAAGTTCAGAAAAGGAGGAAAAGGATAACTCAAAGTTAGAACAACTCAAAAGAAAGCAACATGGTGAAGAGTCAAAggaggaaaagaaagaaagaaag GCTGCTGTGAAGGAAGAACGGCGTGAGGCTCGTCGTATGAAAAAAGAAATGAAGGGGCTGTATAAGTGTGAAGCACAGCGTGCTCAGAAGGTTGCTGCTTTTACTGGTCCATCTGCCATACATCTCAT GTGA